A part of Cyprinus carpio isolate SPL01 unplaced genomic scaffold, ASM1834038v1 S000006541, whole genome shotgun sequence genomic DNA contains:
- the LOC109105205 gene encoding YTH domain-containing protein 1-like isoform X2 has protein sequence MSADRRDEKDGELNVLEDILTDAPDQDDELYNPESEHDVNEKKGSKRKHERRDSQDAKRLRASGHATRQPLKRATPSSGSKKTSNLRGRHAPEELYEDRKNHAGRGGASRADVSKGYGEKGLSRSRDSQRRIKPLLPELTEMRRTSEDSTGRVSRSSREEEAHSEEYATGSSVASSEGNCSDAEEEGAMQEEGEEKEAEEEEEDEEEEEEGDEEEEEYELEEEDPREGNEQNDYDTRSEASDSQSESVSFSEGESVHSASGSEASDEESKAKKHARGISPIVFGRSGSSASESYTGSEKKHEKLSSSVRAVRKDQTSKLKYILREARFFLIKSNNHENVSLAKAKGVWSTLPVNEKKLNAAFRSARSVMLIFSVRESGKFQGFARLSSESHHGGSPIHWVLPAGMNAKMLGGVFKIDWICRRELPFTKTAHLSNSWNEHKPVKIGRDGQEIEPDCGTQLCMLFPPDESIDLYQVIHKMRHKRRMHSEPRSRGRLPHREPVPRDMGRRRPEEYDMHNRKRPRIDYTPEFPQRPGFMQDPRNPPVDRRFSGVRRDVFLNGSYNDYMREFHHSIGPPPPWQGMAPYPGMDHPPQHPYYQHHHHHPPPPQAHPPYSGHHPMPHDARFREKRVVRSFASSLHDYDMRVDDFLRRTQAVVSGRRSRPRERDRQRERERPRDGRRDRERERGRERDRERERIRDREREKERGRYRR, from the exons ATGTCTGCCGACAGGAGAGATGAGAAAG ATGGGGAACTGAATGTGCTGGAAGACATTTTGACTGATGCTCCTGACCAGGACGACGAGCTCTACAACCCAGAGAGCGAACATGATGTTAATGAGAAAAAAG GGTCTAAAAGGAAGCACGAACGAAGAGACAGCCAGGATGCAAAGCGGCTCAGAGCATCAGGACACGCTACCAGACAGCCATTAAAGAGAGCTACCCCTTCTTCTGGGTCGAAAAAGACAAGCAATCTCAGAGGAAGACATGCGCCAGAAGAGCTCTATGAAGACAGAAAGAACCATGCTGGAAGAGGAGGTGCGTCCCGGGCTGATGTTTCTAAAGGATATGGTGAAAAAGGCCTGTCCCGCAGCAGAGACTCCCAGAGACGGATTAAACCCCTGCTGCCCGAGCTGACAGAG atgcgGAGGACTAGTGAGGACAGTACAGGCAGAGTAAGTCGCTCTTCCAGAGAGGAGGAGGCTCATTCAGAAGAATATGCGACTGGCAGCTCTGTGGCTTCCTCTGAGGGCAACTGCTCGGATGCCGAAGAGGAAGGAGCCATGCAGGAGGAAGGGGAAGAGAAGGAagcagaagaggaggaggaagatgaggaagaggaggaggaaggggatgaagaagaggaggagtaTGAACTGGAGGAGGAGGACCCGCGGGAGGGAAATGAACAGAATGATTACGATACTCGCAGCGAGGCCAGCGACTCCCAGTCTGAGTCTGTGTCCTTCTCGGAGGGAGAGTCAGTGCATTCAGCCTCCGGCTCAGAGGCGTCAG ATGAGGAAAGCAAAGCCAAGAAGCACGCTAGAGGGATATCACCAATCGTTTTTGGTAGAAGTGGAAGTTCAGCTTCAGAATCCTATACAG GGTCtgaaaagaaacatgaaaaactgTCCTCTTCTGTCAGAGCTGTGAGGAAGG atcAAACCAGCAAGCTGAAGTATATCCTGAGAGAGGCCAGGTTTTTTCTAATTAAGAGCAACAATCATGAGAACGTTTCCCTGGCTAAAGCAAAG GGTGTTTGGTCCACTTTGCCTGTCAACGAGAAAAAACTCAACGCAGCTTTTCGCTCTGCTCGAAGTGTTATGCTGATCTTTTCAGTTAGGGAGAGTGGAAAGTTCCAAG gttttGCGCGGCTCTCGTCTGAATCTCATCATGGAGGTTCTCCCATCCACTGGGTTCTACCCGCAGGCATGAACGCCAAGATGCTTGGAGGAGTCTTCAAAATCGACTGGATTTGCAG GCGGGAATTACCTTTCACAAAAACGGCTCACCTCTCCAACTCATGGAATGAGCACAAGCCTGTGAAGATTGGACGTGATGGACAG GAGATTGAACCAGACTGCGGGACACAGCTGTGCATGCTCTTCCCACCTGATGAGAGCATCGACTTGTATCAAGTCATTCACAAAATGCGCCACAAGAGGAGGATGCACTCAGAGCCTCGATCTCGGGGCCGACTGCCCCACAGAGAGCCCGTCCCTCGGGACATGGGAAG GCGTCGTCCAGAGGAATACGACATGCACAACCGGAAGCGGCCCAGGATTGATTACACGCCAGAATTCCCCCAGAGACCAG GTTTTATGCAAGACCCTCGCAATCCACCTGTGGACAG GCGCTTCTCTGGAGTTAGGAGAGATGTATTTCTCAATGGA tcCTACAATGACTATATGAGAGAATTCCACCACAGCATTGGGCCTCCACCTCCATGGCAAGGAATG GCCCCTTACCCTGGAATGGATCATCCTCCCCAGCACCCATACtaccagcatcatcatcatcatcctcctccacCCCAGGCCCACCCTCCTTACTCCGGACACCATCCCATGCCCCATGATGCCCGCTTCAGAGAAAAGAGGGTTGTTCGCTCCTTCGCCTCCAGTTTG CATGACTACGACATGCGTGTGGATGATTTCCTGAGACGAACGCAGGCGGTGGTGAGTGGACGTAGGAGCCGACCACGTGAGCGTGACCGACAGAGAGAGCGTGAGCGGCCACGGGATGGCCGTCGTGACCGAGAACGAGAGCGTGGCAGAGAACGGGACCGTGAAAGAGAGCGGATTCGAGACCGCGAGAGGGAGAAGGAGAGGGGTCGATACCGGAGATAG
- the LOC109105205 gene encoding YTH domain-containing protein 1-like isoform X1, protein MSADRRDEKDGELNVLEDILTDAPDQDDELYNPESEHDVNEKKGSKRKHERRDSQDAKRLRASGHATRQPLKRATPSSGSKKTSNLRGRHAPEELYEDRKNHAGRGGASRADVSKGYGEKGLSRSRDSQRRIKPLLPELTEKMRRTSEDSTGRVSRSSREEEAHSEEYATGSSVASSEGNCSDAEEEGAMQEEGEEKEAEEEEEDEEEEEEGDEEEEEYELEEEDPREGNEQNDYDTRSEASDSQSESVSFSEGESVHSASGSEASDEESKAKKHARGISPIVFGRSGSSASESYTGSEKKHEKLSSSVRAVRKDQTSKLKYILREARFFLIKSNNHENVSLAKAKGVWSTLPVNEKKLNAAFRSARSVMLIFSVRESGKFQGFARLSSESHHGGSPIHWVLPAGMNAKMLGGVFKIDWICRRELPFTKTAHLSNSWNEHKPVKIGRDGQEIEPDCGTQLCMLFPPDESIDLYQVIHKMRHKRRMHSEPRSRGRLPHREPVPRDMGRRRPEEYDMHNRKRPRIDYTPEFPQRPGFMQDPRNPPVDRRFSGVRRDVFLNGSYNDYMREFHHSIGPPPPWQGMAPYPGMDHPPQHPYYQHHHHHPPPPQAHPPYSGHHPMPHDARFREKRVVRSFASSLHDYDMRVDDFLRRTQAVVSGRRSRPRERDRQRERERPRDGRRDRERERGRERDRERERIRDREREKERGRYRR, encoded by the exons ATGTCTGCCGACAGGAGAGATGAGAAAG ATGGGGAACTGAATGTGCTGGAAGACATTTTGACTGATGCTCCTGACCAGGACGACGAGCTCTACAACCCAGAGAGCGAACATGATGTTAATGAGAAAAAAG GGTCTAAAAGGAAGCACGAACGAAGAGACAGCCAGGATGCAAAGCGGCTCAGAGCATCAGGACACGCTACCAGACAGCCATTAAAGAGAGCTACCCCTTCTTCTGGGTCGAAAAAGACAAGCAATCTCAGAGGAAGACATGCGCCAGAAGAGCTCTATGAAGACAGAAAGAACCATGCTGGAAGAGGAGGTGCGTCCCGGGCTGATGTTTCTAAAGGATATGGTGAAAAAGGCCTGTCCCGCAGCAGAGACTCCCAGAGACGGATTAAACCCCTGCTGCCCGAGCTGACAGAG aaaatgcgGAGGACTAGTGAGGACAGTACAGGCAGAGTAAGTCGCTCTTCCAGAGAGGAGGAGGCTCATTCAGAAGAATATGCGACTGGCAGCTCTGTGGCTTCCTCTGAGGGCAACTGCTCGGATGCCGAAGAGGAAGGAGCCATGCAGGAGGAAGGGGAAGAGAAGGAagcagaagaggaggaggaagatgaggaagaggaggaggaaggggatgaagaagaggaggagtaTGAACTGGAGGAGGAGGACCCGCGGGAGGGAAATGAACAGAATGATTACGATACTCGCAGCGAGGCCAGCGACTCCCAGTCTGAGTCTGTGTCCTTCTCGGAGGGAGAGTCAGTGCATTCAGCCTCCGGCTCAGAGGCGTCAG ATGAGGAAAGCAAAGCCAAGAAGCACGCTAGAGGGATATCACCAATCGTTTTTGGTAGAAGTGGAAGTTCAGCTTCAGAATCCTATACAG GGTCtgaaaagaaacatgaaaaactgTCCTCTTCTGTCAGAGCTGTGAGGAAGG atcAAACCAGCAAGCTGAAGTATATCCTGAGAGAGGCCAGGTTTTTTCTAATTAAGAGCAACAATCATGAGAACGTTTCCCTGGCTAAAGCAAAG GGTGTTTGGTCCACTTTGCCTGTCAACGAGAAAAAACTCAACGCAGCTTTTCGCTCTGCTCGAAGTGTTATGCTGATCTTTTCAGTTAGGGAGAGTGGAAAGTTCCAAG gttttGCGCGGCTCTCGTCTGAATCTCATCATGGAGGTTCTCCCATCCACTGGGTTCTACCCGCAGGCATGAACGCCAAGATGCTTGGAGGAGTCTTCAAAATCGACTGGATTTGCAG GCGGGAATTACCTTTCACAAAAACGGCTCACCTCTCCAACTCATGGAATGAGCACAAGCCTGTGAAGATTGGACGTGATGGACAG GAGATTGAACCAGACTGCGGGACACAGCTGTGCATGCTCTTCCCACCTGATGAGAGCATCGACTTGTATCAAGTCATTCACAAAATGCGCCACAAGAGGAGGATGCACTCAGAGCCTCGATCTCGGGGCCGACTGCCCCACAGAGAGCCCGTCCCTCGGGACATGGGAAG GCGTCGTCCAGAGGAATACGACATGCACAACCGGAAGCGGCCCAGGATTGATTACACGCCAGAATTCCCCCAGAGACCAG GTTTTATGCAAGACCCTCGCAATCCACCTGTGGACAG GCGCTTCTCTGGAGTTAGGAGAGATGTATTTCTCAATGGA tcCTACAATGACTATATGAGAGAATTCCACCACAGCATTGGGCCTCCACCTCCATGGCAAGGAATG GCCCCTTACCCTGGAATGGATCATCCTCCCCAGCACCCATACtaccagcatcatcatcatcatcctcctccacCCCAGGCCCACCCTCCTTACTCCGGACACCATCCCATGCCCCATGATGCCCGCTTCAGAGAAAAGAGGGTTGTTCGCTCCTTCGCCTCCAGTTTG CATGACTACGACATGCGTGTGGATGATTTCCTGAGACGAACGCAGGCGGTGGTGAGTGGACGTAGGAGCCGACCACGTGAGCGTGACCGACAGAGAGAGCGTGAGCGGCCACGGGATGGCCGTCGTGACCGAGAACGAGAGCGTGGCAGAGAACGGGACCGTGAAAGAGAGCGGATTCGAGACCGCGAGAGGGAGAAGGAGAGGGGTCGATACCGGAGATAG
- the LOC109105205 gene encoding YTH domain-containing protein 1-like isoform X3 — MSADRRDEKDGELNVLEDILTDAPDQDDELYNPESEHDVNEKKGSKRKHERRDSQDAKRLRASGHATRQPLKRATPSSGSKKTSNLRGRHAPEELYEDRKNHAGRGGASRADVSKGYGEKGLSRSRDSQRRIKPLLPELTEKMRRTSEDSTGRVSRSSREEEAHSEEYATGSSVASSEGNCSDAEEEGAMQEEGEEKEAEEEEEDEEEEEEGDEEEEEYELEEEDPREGNEQNDYDTRSEASDSQSESVSFSEGESVHSASGSEASGSEKKHEKLSSSVRAVRKDQTSKLKYILREARFFLIKSNNHENVSLAKAKGVWSTLPVNEKKLNAAFRSARSVMLIFSVRESGKFQGFARLSSESHHGGSPIHWVLPAGMNAKMLGGVFKIDWICRRELPFTKTAHLSNSWNEHKPVKIGRDGQEIEPDCGTQLCMLFPPDESIDLYQVIHKMRHKRRMHSEPRSRGRLPHREPVPRDMGRRRPEEYDMHNRKRPRIDYTPEFPQRPGFMQDPRNPPVDRRFSGVRRDVFLNGSYNDYMREFHHSIGPPPPWQGMAPYPGMDHPPQHPYYQHHHHHPPPPQAHPPYSGHHPMPHDARFREKRVVRSFASSLHDYDMRVDDFLRRTQAVVSGRRSRPRERDRQRERERPRDGRRDRERERGRERDRERERIRDREREKERGRYRR, encoded by the exons ATGTCTGCCGACAGGAGAGATGAGAAAG ATGGGGAACTGAATGTGCTGGAAGACATTTTGACTGATGCTCCTGACCAGGACGACGAGCTCTACAACCCAGAGAGCGAACATGATGTTAATGAGAAAAAAG GGTCTAAAAGGAAGCACGAACGAAGAGACAGCCAGGATGCAAAGCGGCTCAGAGCATCAGGACACGCTACCAGACAGCCATTAAAGAGAGCTACCCCTTCTTCTGGGTCGAAAAAGACAAGCAATCTCAGAGGAAGACATGCGCCAGAAGAGCTCTATGAAGACAGAAAGAACCATGCTGGAAGAGGAGGTGCGTCCCGGGCTGATGTTTCTAAAGGATATGGTGAAAAAGGCCTGTCCCGCAGCAGAGACTCCCAGAGACGGATTAAACCCCTGCTGCCCGAGCTGACAGAG aaaatgcgGAGGACTAGTGAGGACAGTACAGGCAGAGTAAGTCGCTCTTCCAGAGAGGAGGAGGCTCATTCAGAAGAATATGCGACTGGCAGCTCTGTGGCTTCCTCTGAGGGCAACTGCTCGGATGCCGAAGAGGAAGGAGCCATGCAGGAGGAAGGGGAAGAGAAGGAagcagaagaggaggaggaagatgaggaagaggaggaggaaggggatgaagaagaggaggagtaTGAACTGGAGGAGGAGGACCCGCGGGAGGGAAATGAACAGAATGATTACGATACTCGCAGCGAGGCCAGCGACTCCCAGTCTGAGTCTGTGTCCTTCTCGGAGGGAGAGTCAGTGCATTCAGCCTCCGGCTCAGAGGCGTCAG GGTCtgaaaagaaacatgaaaaactgTCCTCTTCTGTCAGAGCTGTGAGGAAGG atcAAACCAGCAAGCTGAAGTATATCCTGAGAGAGGCCAGGTTTTTTCTAATTAAGAGCAACAATCATGAGAACGTTTCCCTGGCTAAAGCAAAG GGTGTTTGGTCCACTTTGCCTGTCAACGAGAAAAAACTCAACGCAGCTTTTCGCTCTGCTCGAAGTGTTATGCTGATCTTTTCAGTTAGGGAGAGTGGAAAGTTCCAAG gttttGCGCGGCTCTCGTCTGAATCTCATCATGGAGGTTCTCCCATCCACTGGGTTCTACCCGCAGGCATGAACGCCAAGATGCTTGGAGGAGTCTTCAAAATCGACTGGATTTGCAG GCGGGAATTACCTTTCACAAAAACGGCTCACCTCTCCAACTCATGGAATGAGCACAAGCCTGTGAAGATTGGACGTGATGGACAG GAGATTGAACCAGACTGCGGGACACAGCTGTGCATGCTCTTCCCACCTGATGAGAGCATCGACTTGTATCAAGTCATTCACAAAATGCGCCACAAGAGGAGGATGCACTCAGAGCCTCGATCTCGGGGCCGACTGCCCCACAGAGAGCCCGTCCCTCGGGACATGGGAAG GCGTCGTCCAGAGGAATACGACATGCACAACCGGAAGCGGCCCAGGATTGATTACACGCCAGAATTCCCCCAGAGACCAG GTTTTATGCAAGACCCTCGCAATCCACCTGTGGACAG GCGCTTCTCTGGAGTTAGGAGAGATGTATTTCTCAATGGA tcCTACAATGACTATATGAGAGAATTCCACCACAGCATTGGGCCTCCACCTCCATGGCAAGGAATG GCCCCTTACCCTGGAATGGATCATCCTCCCCAGCACCCATACtaccagcatcatcatcatcatcctcctccacCCCAGGCCCACCCTCCTTACTCCGGACACCATCCCATGCCCCATGATGCCCGCTTCAGAGAAAAGAGGGTTGTTCGCTCCTTCGCCTCCAGTTTG CATGACTACGACATGCGTGTGGATGATTTCCTGAGACGAACGCAGGCGGTGGTGAGTGGACGTAGGAGCCGACCACGTGAGCGTGACCGACAGAGAGAGCGTGAGCGGCCACGGGATGGCCGTCGTGACCGAGAACGAGAGCGTGGCAGAGAACGGGACCGTGAAAGAGAGCGGATTCGAGACCGCGAGAGGGAGAAGGAGAGGGGTCGATACCGGAGATAG